Genomic DNA from Euzebyales bacterium:
GGCGCACCTCGCTCGTGGCGTTCAACGTCGCGGACAGCGACCCCTGTCGAGCTGGCACTGGGCCTCAACGATGCAGGCGTCGAGGCCAGGGCCGGCTGCTACCGCGCCACGCTCGCCCACCGGGCGCTCGGGCTGGAACCGCTGGGCAGCTGTCGCCTCAGCTTCTACCTGTACCACACCGTCGAGGACGTCGAGGACGCCGTGGACGCGCTCGCCGATGTCGTGACCGGCGGTCCGACCGGAACCCGGGGCGGCAGCTCTGAATGCGCTCGGTCCGACTCGCCAGCGCCGGCCTCGCCGGTCGCCCGTGCCCGCGGCGCGCCGGCCGCGGCGGTCCACAGCTGAGCCCCGGGCATCGCCCGAGGGCACCTGTGCCAGACCCGGGAGTGGCAGCCGCTGGGTGGGTGGACACCGGGTTCAGCGGTGAGGTCGTCGGACGTGCACACCAGGGACTGACCACGACCGTCGCGAACACGCCGCGCGCAGACGTCTGTGTGCAGAC
This window encodes:
- a CDS encoding aminotransferase class V-fold PLP-dependent enzyme, yielding MAAWGRRLTATALERLAAIPGLTVYGPHDPHGAPRSWRSTSRTATPVELALGLNDAGVEARAGCYRATLAHRALGLEPLGSCRLSFYLYHTVEDVEDAVDALADVVTGGPTGTRGGSSECARSDSPAPASPVARARGAPAAAVHS